The genomic stretch ATCGGGTTTTGCTATCCGCAAGTATTTTGTACTGCGCACAGCTGCGGAAAATGCACCGGTAGCGGCAGACAGGCTGCCTGCAGGGTATAATTATGGTGATACGTTCAAGCTGAGCTGGAGCAATGATATCACCGCTACTTCGAGAAGCAGGACCAACTGGCCCTTTTCCCGTAAGGCCGACTGGGCCGATCCCAACGATGTAGGCGGCTCCTCCACTTATAATGATGCCATCTACCTCCGTCTTGGAGAAACTTACCTGTTGAAAGCAGAAGCCCAGCTGATGGCCGGTGATCCCGGTGCAGCTGCCAGTACCATCAATATCCTGCGCAGGCGCGCCAATGCTTCTGAAGTGGATGCGGCTGCCGTCAATATTGATTTTATCCTGGACGAAAGATCCCGGGAACTGTTGCTGGAAGAACAGCGCCGGTATAGCCTGCTGCGAACGGGCAAATGGCTGGAGCGTACCCGCCTGCATAATAAAAATGGCGGCCAGCTGATCCAGGACAGGGATATATTGTTTCCCATCCCGCAACCGGTGATTGATGCCAACCTGACCGGTGTAATGCCACAAAACAAAGGTTTTAACTAACTCAAATAGGATACTGATGAGAATTGGATTGATCCTCTTCCTGTTTGCACTGTCCGGACTGCCGGGCAGTGCGCAGGACTTTTCTTTCGTCTTCATGACAGACATACATGTGAAGCCGGAAGCCGGCGCCGCCAAAGGTTTTCGTAAGGCCATTGATACTGCCAATACATTACCGGCAGATTTTGTACTGATGGGCGGCGACCTGGTCTTTGATGTCATGAGAGGCAATAGGGGACGGGGCGATACACTGTTTCGCCTTTACAAAGAAACAGCCCGGCATTTCCGCCAGCGGGTGTATCCCTGCATCGGCAATCATGAACTGTTCGGTATCTATGCAGAGAGTGGACTGGATTCTACTGATCCTGATTATAAGTACGGCATGTATGAGCGTTACCTGGGGCCAACCTGGTATTCCTTTGATCATAAGGGCTGGCATTTTATTGTGCTGAATTCTATTGATGCAAAGGACTATAAATATTATGGTGTCATCGGGCCGGAGCAGATGGCCTGGTTGAAAAAAGACCTGGCTGCATTGCCGGCCGGCATGCCCATTGTGCTGGTGACGCATATTCCATTGGTATCTGCCTTTCAGCAATTGAACCCGCCAAAGACGGCGCCTGCTGATGTAAACGGTCTCTGGGTCTCCAACCGGAACGAGGTCCTGGCCCTTTTTGACACGCTCAACCTCAAACTGGTATTGCAGGGCCACCTGCATTGGCTGGAAGATCTGTACCTGAACAATAAAACACATTTTATTACCGGCGGGGCCATTGCCGGTCGGCCCAGCTGGCGGGGTACCCGGCATGAAGAAGAAGGATTTCTCCATATAAAAATAGTGAAGGGTGAAGTGAAATGGGATTATATTGATTACGGATGGGAGGTGATGCCGGAATAATGTTCCCCCTTCGTTCCGGCGATTGGGTAATACCGTTGATCCGCATACTGAAAAATTTGGTAACAAAAAAATGATGCGGCCATCATCAACACATAACAGCGCAGTGATACATTTGCGGCCTGACAAAAACAGGCAAACCCATCACTGCTCTATATGCATAAGATTCTTTATTTAACCCTGATCTGCTTATCCTTTTCAATCCTGACCTTTTCACAGCAGCCGGCTACCGGCAGTCTGACCGGCGCCGTTAAAACCGCCGGCGGAGAAAAACTGGCCAGCGCCACCCTGCTGCTGACCATGAAGGAAAAGCAATGGAACACAACCAGTAACGAACAAGGGATTTTTTACTTTAATAACCTGACACCCGGCAGGTATGTATTAAAGATCAGCTATGCCGGGTATGCTGATCACCTGGAAACAATCAACATCGTTGCCGGCGGGCAGGAAAGGGATTTTCTGCTCAGCCAGGCTAACGAACAGCTGGAAGAAGTGTTGGTCAGCACCCAGAAGCGACTGCAAAGCAGGGTAGATGTACCCATTGCAGTAAGTGCTATCAGCGGACCTGCCATGAACCGGCTCAATATCCGCCAGTACGATGAGCTGGCCCAGTATGTTCCCGGTCTCCAGATGCAATTGCAAAGCCCCAACAACCCCAGCTATGTGATCCGCGGTATCACTTCCGATGAAGGCGATACCCGCACCCAGCACCGCGTTTCCGTTTTCCAGGACGGTGTATCCATGTCGCGCTCCCGTGGCTCCGTGGCCGAGCTGTTCGATATGGAAAGGGTGGAAGTGGTGAAAGGACCGCAGGGAACCCTGTTCGGTCGTGGGGCGCAGATTGGCGCCGTACACCTGATCCAGAACAAACCCACTCACCAGCTGGGCGGTGAATTGCAGCTGGGCTATGGCAACTGGAACCAGCAGATAGCCAATGGTTATATCAATACGCCGCTGGGCGATAAATTCGCCAACCGCTTCGCTTTCTTTTACAACCAGCGGGATGGTTTTATTGACAACAAAGCCGGTGGCGACCTCAACGGCCGCAATGTGATTGCCCTGCGCAATACACTGCGCTTCCAGCCTTCCGCTGCCACTACTGCCGACCTGATCATCAATTACCAGCACGATAATTATCCCGGTACCAGCTTCAAGAGCATGCAATATGCACCGGCCGGTGGTGATACCGCTTTCTGGTCGGCCGCTGCGCTCAATCCCGGGAAAGACCTCTATATCAAACGCGATGTACTGGGCCTGACCCTGCTGCTCAACCACCAGCTGTCCAGCCGCTGGGACCTGGCTTCCATCACCGGTTACCGGCAGTATGATTCTGATGAAGCTTTTGATGCGGATGGTACCAACGCCCCGGTGCTGTTCCTGAATGAAATGGCTAAGGGCAAACAGTTCAGCCAGGAGTTCCGCTTCAACTATGACGATAAAAAAAGGTTCTCCGGTTTCTTCGGCGCCAGCTTTTTCCATGAGAATGCCAGCACCGATCTGCCCCTGCGCATCAATGAGCAGAGCTTGTATGTGGCCGCTACACCGCTGATCCAGCAAGCTGTCGCAGGGCAGTTGCTGGCGGCAGGTCTGCCGGCACAGCAGGTCAACGCCCTGATCCCGGCACTCTTCCCCATACAACCTGTACTGAAGAATGGACAGCCGGTCTATGTCAGCAACCTGCCGGATATTGCCGGTACGCTGGCCATGGCCGGTATTCCCCTGGCGGCATTGCCGGTGAGTATCCAGCAACTGGTTGGCGCTATTTCCAAGGCGCCGCTGAATGCTTACCATGAGGAATGGTCGCACGACTATGGTAAGAATACAGCCTACGAAATTTTTGCCGATGGTACCTACAAACTGGCCGGCGGTCTTTCGCTCACGGCTGGTCTGCGCGGCAGCTATGAAAAACAAATGGGCGGCTACCAGGCTGATCCCTCTGCACAGCCAGGAGCCTTGGGTATCCTGATGGGAAATTACCCCAACCTGCTGTGGACGCCTACCGATGGTAAGTACACGGTGACCAAGGATTATTTCTCCTATGTAGGCCGTGTGGCGCTCAATTATATTTTTGGTGAGAACAATGTATACGCCAGTGTTTCCAGGGGCCGCAGGCCGGGGGTGATCATGCTCACGGCTGCCGATACCACTTTCCTGCAACCTGAAATTGTATGGAGCTATGAAGCAGGTGTCAAAGGCCGTATAGCGGGCGGTAAACTGGGGTATGACCTGGCCGTTTATTATTACGACTGGAGCCACTTCCAGTCCAATAGCTATGAGCTGCGTAATGGCAGCCTGGTCTATGTTTCCAAAGATGCCGGCAAGGCGCATAGCCTGGGCCTGGAAGCCGCGCTGCAATACCAGTTCCTGCGCCAGAGCCATGTGTTTGCCAACTGGGCCTGTATTGACGGTCAGTTCAATGAGGAAGATGAGCAGGGCAATAAACAGGAATATGCCGGCAACACTTTCCGCCTGACACCGAAGAACAGTTTCTCGGCAGGGGTGGACCTGAACCTGCCGCTGCAAAAAGGAAGAAATACCATAGTATATGTGCGTCCTTCGTATACATATAAAAGCAAAGTGTACTTTGAGAACAGCAACCGGGCAGATCTCAGCCAGGACGGTTTTGGCCTGCTGAATGCTACTGCCGGTATCCGCTGGACAGCTGGCCGGCTGCGCTATGATGTAACCCTTTTTGGCAGGAATCTGGCCGATGAAAAATACCTGATAGATGCAGGGAATACAGGTGATGCTATTGGAATGCCTACGTATATTGCGGGTAACAGGCGTACGCTTGGCCTAATGTTCAAACTCGGATTCTAAAAATGCGCTTAACTATGAAACAACTAACCGCAATTTTCATCCTATGTATTGTATTGGCGGGTAAAGGCTTTGCCCAGGATACAGCACTGGCGCGTTACCAGGGCAATTATCGTTTTCCTGCCGGAGGGCAGGCTGGCAATGCAGTGGTGCTGGTGAAAGGCGATAAGCTGGAGATCAGCGCTGCTATTGGTACGGCTACTTTGAAGAGAAGAAAAATGGACCTGTTTGATGTGGTGGAATATGAAGGTTCTGTGCAGTTCCTTCGGGATACTGCCGGGAAAGTAGCACGCCTGCAGGTGAAGATCCCTGCCGGTGAAATAGACCTGGAAGGTGAACTGCATCCGGAAGATGTGGATTCTACAGAAACTGTTACAGAGGAAATCACAACGGGCATGCTGTCCGGGGATGAGATGCGTCAGATGATGGTTGAACTGGGGCCAGGCCCCATACAGCCGGCACGTGTACGCGAACCTTTTGTCGCCGGAGGCGCTTTTGATGTACAGGCACACCAGGGTGGTTGTGGATTGTATCCCTGCAATACCATTGAGGCATTCATTAATGCCGTTAAGCTGGGCGTTAATACGCTGGAGCTGGATTGCGTGGTCTCCAAAGACCTTCGGGTGGTAGTGTCTCATGACCAGTTCATGAATGCCACTATGCTGCTGCCTTCCGGCAGCGATGCCATTACAAAGGACAACCAGCTTTCTTACAATATCTTCACCATGAAGTATGATAGCGTACGGAAGTTTGACGCCGGCTCCCGGAAAAATCCGGAGTTTCCGCAGCAAAAAAAGCTGAAGACCTATAAGCCCCTGCTGACGGAGGTGATTGATTCGGTAGAAAACTATGTTCGCAGGAACAAGCTGAAACCAGTGCGGTACAATATCGAGATCAAATCGCTCAGGGGTGATGATCAGTTCCATCCCTCACCGGAGATATTTGCCGACCTGATAACGAGAATTGTCTATGGCAGGAGAATAGAATGGCAGGTCCTTATCCAGTCGTTTGATGTACGGCCGCTGAAGATTATTCATGAAAGATATCCGAACCTCATGATCTCTTTGCTGGTGCATAACCAGAAAACGCTGGAAGAAAACCTGCAGGCGCTGGGTTTTAAACCGGATGTATACAGTCCTCATTTTAGCCTGGTGACGCCGGCGCTGGTGAAGGAAGTGAAGGAAAAGAAAATAGGGCTCATTCCCTGGACGGTAGATCAGCTGTCGGATCTGAAAAAGATCAAAGCCATGGGCGTGGATGGGATCATTACCAATTACCCGGACAGGCTGCTGTCACTGAAAAAATAAGCTGCCATGCAGCTGCTCATTGAAAAGGCCCGGCAATTTTGCCGGGCCTTTTTATTTCATATTGGTTACAGGGATAGCTTATACGGCTGTCATAGCGCTGACCAGTGCTTTCTCCATTCTTTCCAGTACACCGGGAATGGCTTCCAGCTTACAGGTGCCTACGCTGATGCGGTACCAGGGAGTGCCATCGGGCGAACCAAAGGTATCAAAGGGAAGGATGCCCATATTGGCCTCATCCAGCATCAGGGTATGCGCTTGCGGGATATCGATCTTCATGGTGAGGTAAAGCGCTGCCTGCGGTTTGATAGCATCTACCGGGAAGCCTTTGGCTTTGAGGGCCAGGATGCCGTCATGCAGCTGGAACAGGCGCTCACCGATCTGGCGGCGGATCTCCTGGAGGTATTCATTCACCAGTTCAGTCTGTCCCAGGAACCAGGCAGTGGCTTTCTGCTCGGCCATAGGCGCCCAGGCGCCTACGTGCGTGAGGATGGATTTCATTTTATTGAGTACGGCGGCGGGTCCTAAAGCCCAGCCCACACGTACGCCGGTAGCGGCGAAGGCCTTGCTGATGGCGTCAATATAAATTGTGTAGGGACGCATTTCGGGCATCAGTCCTACGGGATGATAATGCTGGTTATCGCCCTGGAGAAGCAGGCTGTACATCTGGTCGAACATGACATAGAGCTTCTTCTGGTCCGGACCACGGCGGTTGTTCTCTTCCACTACCAGCTGGCAGATACCCAGCAGGTCTTCTTTGCGGAAGCAGGTGCCGGTGGGATTCTGCGGTGAGCAGAGGGCCAGCAGGGTAGCGCCTTCCAGGTGTGGGGCCAGGTCGGCCGCTGTGGGCATAAAGAAATTATCTGCGGCCGTCTCTACGGTGCAGTGTTCTGCTTCTGTGAGGGAAGCATAGAAATGGTTGTTCCAGCCGGGTACGGGATACACTACTTTATCGCCCTTGTCCACAATGGTGCGGTACAGGGCATAGATCAGCGGCCGGCCGCCGGCGCCTACCAGCACTTCATTCTCGGTATAGGCATGGCCCTGGAACGACTGGGCAAACTGGCTGATAGCCTTACGCAGATCAAGGTTGCCTTCCGCAGCGGGGTAGTTGGTCTGGTGCTCCTGATAGGCTTTGATAATGGCCTCTTCCAGGGTAGCCGGTATGGGAAAGAAGGCGGGGTTGAAATCACCTACGGTAAAGTTGTCTACCGGATTGCCTCCGGCAATCATGGCTTTGATGGAATTGCTCATAGCCAGGATGGGTGAGCCTGGAATGCTTTCAGCGAGTTT from Candidatus Pseudobacter hemicellulosilyticus encodes the following:
- a CDS encoding aminotransferase class I/II-fold pyridoxal phosphate-dependent enzyme; protein product: MKLSKLAESIPGSPILAMSNSIKAMIAGGNPVDNFTVGDFNPAFFPIPATLEEAIIKAYQEHQTNYPAAEGNLDLRKAISQFAQSFQGHAYTENEVLVGAGGRPLIYALYRTIVDKGDKVVYPVPGWNNHFYASLTEAEHCTVETAADNFFMPTAADLAPHLEGATLLALCSPQNPTGTCFRKEDLLGICQLVVEENNRRGPDQKKLYVMFDQMYSLLLQGDNQHYHPVGLMPEMRPYTIYIDAISKAFAATGVRVGWALGPAAVLNKMKSILTHVGAWAPMAEQKATAWFLGQTELVNEYLQEIRRQIGERLFQLHDGILALKAKGFPVDAIKPQAALYLTMKIDIPQAHTLMLDEANMGILPFDTFGSPDGTPWYRISVGTCKLEAIPGVLERMEKALVSAMTAV
- a CDS encoding TonB-dependent receptor, whose amino-acid sequence is MHKILYLTLICLSFSILTFSQQPATGSLTGAVKTAGGEKLASATLLLTMKEKQWNTTSNEQGIFYFNNLTPGRYVLKISYAGYADHLETINIVAGGQERDFLLSQANEQLEEVLVSTQKRLQSRVDVPIAVSAISGPAMNRLNIRQYDELAQYVPGLQMQLQSPNNPSYVIRGITSDEGDTRTQHRVSVFQDGVSMSRSRGSVAELFDMERVEVVKGPQGTLFGRGAQIGAVHLIQNKPTHQLGGELQLGYGNWNQQIANGYINTPLGDKFANRFAFFYNQRDGFIDNKAGGDLNGRNVIALRNTLRFQPSAATTADLIINYQHDNYPGTSFKSMQYAPAGGDTAFWSAAALNPGKDLYIKRDVLGLTLLLNHQLSSRWDLASITGYRQYDSDEAFDADGTNAPVLFLNEMAKGKQFSQEFRFNYDDKKRFSGFFGASFFHENASTDLPLRINEQSLYVAATPLIQQAVAGQLLAAGLPAQQVNALIPALFPIQPVLKNGQPVYVSNLPDIAGTLAMAGIPLAALPVSIQQLVGAISKAPLNAYHEEWSHDYGKNTAYEIFADGTYKLAGGLSLTAGLRGSYEKQMGGYQADPSAQPGALGILMGNYPNLLWTPTDGKYTVTKDYFSYVGRVALNYIFGENNVYASVSRGRRPGVIMLTAADTTFLQPEIVWSYEAGVKGRIAGGKLGYDLAVYYYDWSHFQSNSYELRNGSLVYVSKDAGKAHSLGLEAALQYQFLRQSHVFANWACIDGQFNEEDEQGNKQEYAGNTFRLTPKNSFSAGVDLNLPLQKGRNTIVYVRPSYTYKSKVYFENSNRADLSQDGFGLLNATAGIRWTAGRLRYDVTLFGRNLADEKYLIDAGNTGDAIGMPTYIAGNRRTLGLMFKLGF
- a CDS encoding glycerophosphodiester phosphodiesterase family protein — protein: MKQLTAIFILCIVLAGKGFAQDTALARYQGNYRFPAGGQAGNAVVLVKGDKLEISAAIGTATLKRRKMDLFDVVEYEGSVQFLRDTAGKVARLQVKIPAGEIDLEGELHPEDVDSTETVTEEITTGMLSGDEMRQMMVELGPGPIQPARVREPFVAGGAFDVQAHQGGCGLYPCNTIEAFINAVKLGVNTLELDCVVSKDLRVVVSHDQFMNATMLLPSGSDAITKDNQLSYNIFTMKYDSVRKFDAGSRKNPEFPQQKKLKTYKPLLTEVIDSVENYVRRNKLKPVRYNIEIKSLRGDDQFHPSPEIFADLITRIVYGRRIEWQVLIQSFDVRPLKIIHERYPNLMISLLVHNQKTLEENLQALGFKPDVYSPHFSLVTPALVKEVKEKKIGLIPWTVDQLSDLKKIKAMGVDGIITNYPDRLLSLKK
- a CDS encoding metallophosphoesterase; translation: MRIGLILFLFALSGLPGSAQDFSFVFMTDIHVKPEAGAAKGFRKAIDTANTLPADFVLMGGDLVFDVMRGNRGRGDTLFRLYKETARHFRQRVYPCIGNHELFGIYAESGLDSTDPDYKYGMYERYLGPTWYSFDHKGWHFIVLNSIDAKDYKYYGVIGPEQMAWLKKDLAALPAGMPIVLVTHIPLVSAFQQLNPPKTAPADVNGLWVSNRNEVLALFDTLNLKLVLQGHLHWLEDLYLNNKTHFITGGAIAGRPSWRGTRHEEEGFLHIKIVKGEVKWDYIDYGWEVMPE